The genomic stretch GATTTAAACAAGGATGCATGCTGCTTGGACAGATTATGCCATTAGGCATGCTTAAACAAGCGGATAGAGAAAAATGAAGCGCCTATCTGTCGATAAATGTGATTTGGATTGCTGAAAGGGAATATGAGATTGTTTTAAACTGAAAGATTATTAACGGCTAATGTTCGATATACGCTCTTTTCATTTGATCTCTGTTCACAGCTCAAGTGTTTGTTGATTCATGCACCTCAAGGTCCGATACAGAGCACAAGTCACTTGCGTTAAGACAGTCGATTTTACGACCCTGCgactgtttattttatgttctgCAGGAGCGCGGTGACTAGAAATGCCATTTTTCATGTGAATTATATCAGTCGTAAATCTGTGTTAACACTGCCAGTCGAGCTGTGTAATCCCACAGATTAGTCCCACCAGCTGGGTGCTCGATGAATCagtttttcatgtttctgttctcTGGCGCCCTGACATGTTTTGCCGTTCTGTGCAGGATTGAAGTCCCATGGCATCACATTTTTGAGTAACTTTTGCAACAAAAGCACACGTTTTTGTCACGATCAGCTCTGTCCCCCTGTGTCATACATGCCCCCCCCCCAGCACTTTTTTGATCTGAGGTGCATTGACCTACTCTGTGAGAACGTTGATCAGATGCACTTTTGATGTTTTGTGTGCagactttaaagaaaaaaataataaaaaaaaaaatgaaggctTCCAATGATACATTTTGCAATAATAAAATTGTTTGCAAATGGTACGTGGACTTGTGTGCGACGTGTTTCTGTTTTATACTTAAGTAATCCAACACCAGcccaaaagaagaagaaaaaaaaaaaaagcaactgaTGGCTGCTGTCCGACCTCACATGTGACCTTGGCTTCCCACCGAGAATTAAAGATTTTCAGCAGAATGGGCGGCAGCTATGAGGCTGTTAAACGGCTAACCTTACCTCATAAGTTTCCAAATCTGTACATGGCTATATTcgtggccgtgtgtgtgtgtgtgtgtgtgtgtgtgtgtaggctgcGGGCCGTGAGGATTATTACAGAGCCTGTGAGTTTATTTTCAGATGGGCTGCCCGGAGCAACTATGTGCCTCGTATGCACGCTGTATATCTGCAGGTCGGGCCTGGTGCGCTGCCACATATGGAGAGCAGCGCCTCGTCATTCATTCCAGTCACTCGCAGCGGGTTCAACAGGCCCGCCGAGCGCCTGGAAGAGACGTTTGCGGCTTAATTCTGTAACAGCAACAAGATCTGACGGGATCAGAACTGTAAAGGGGGGCTGCAGGGTGTTCTGGTCCAACTGTAGCTCCTCAAAGATCTCGAGGTGATTGTATaataattatcatcatcatcatcatcgtcataaTTTAACTGCTGCATATTAAATAAGGAAAGTCAGTCCCCCATTGATTGTATAACCCGGCCCTTACACGCGGATACTAGTTGACAGTCTTGAACCTGGGCAGCTGCTCGTGTCAGATGTTTCTTGGGTAAATCCTCCTGACACGCTGAGACACGCACAGCGGGAGGAGGCTTGATTTCTCTGCTTGACCCGCAGGTTCGACCCCGGGTCCGTCTCAAACGACAGGACGGAggctttctgttttatttccatgTTTTCACGGTTTCCTATTTCTCAGCTCTCCGCCGCTCCTGTGCAGaggcagacagctgctgctctgaggAGTAACTGCAGGGAGAGGTGTGCGGAGGAGCTCCGTGCTCCGGTCCACAGACTCTCTccaaacactgctgctgtttcGTTTGAACAGGAAcctctgctgtcttttttttttttaaataatacgTTTAGGACACACTGATATccgccttttttttcccccccgacGCTCTGAGCACATGACCCGCCGTGTAACTCGACGACCGACGCGATGAAGACGGTAGCTCTCGACCATTTCCTCGGCTGCACGCCCCGCCAATAAAACTGCTCTCTGCGCGCGTTAATGTGAGGAACGGCAGAGAAAATGGCTGTCCTCCCTCCGCTCCATCCACCGTCTCCTCTCTGGTGTCTGCGAGGCGCCTCGCAGCTGCCGCGGCGCACAAATAAAATTGCGACAGTTTCGGCTAAAGACGCTGCGTCGGGAAATTCCCCGCAGGATTTAAGACCATTTCCTTTAAGTATCTCGTTTTGCTTGTAGgcacaaaagaaacagaaagaaacaaacttGAGCTGGCTTTGTTTGCCTGTCAGATAAATCAAACCAGAAGTGGATAAAATGGTGTAAGAACTGGTCGTGTTGGTGATCCaccctcttttcctcttcctcttatCTGCCAGCTCATGCtgaatgtgtgcgtgcgtgactGAGTTGGGCCCGCGTGTGCGCCGTGAACGCACAGGTAGTGTGCTGTGGATTTTCCAAAAGCACATGTTAGATATATCCAGGGAGCCTCTCCACAGAAGCCCGGTGCTTCTGGCAGTTCATTCTACTAAGTTCCCTCCAGCAGGCCTGCAGTTTAGATGATAGAAATATAGCGTGAGTGCATATCTGCGCCACAGTTTAAAGTCGAGTCACCCCAGAACACAAACGCTTGCGACGCGCAAAATGTGTCGGATAGCCCTCGTGGACATGATGAATAATGAGTGTTGCGCTATTCTCGGTGCAAAAAATAACCTTCATAATGagctcaacttttttttttataaacgtGCGCGCTCCTTTATTCTGTGAAAATGTGTCCATGGTGTTCAAGACAAAAATCATTGttgagttgttgttttgtttcgttttttttttttttttttagttttttacaaACCCTGCTATGAGAATGACTCAAGGATTCGTTTAGTAGTTGGTTAAATGAATCTGTTGAGGACGATGGCAGACCGATAAGCCCTTCACTCTGCCCCGGTGATCAGTCGTCGGAGCGCGAACAGAGCGCGCACCGCCGCGCTTGAAAAGGCAGCCTGAGAGCTGCTTTCACAGTGACTAACCGTGACCTGCTGTGAAAGCCCGGCTGTATCCAGTTTGGTGACAAACAAACAGGTGACTAAACCTCAAATTATCCCGCACTGACTGACGCACCCGTGTTGTCGTCAGTCCGCATTTGTGATTCGACaccagtgaacacacacacagggcctgTGCGGGCTCCGGTGTCTCCACATCACCCGCTCATCCTCAGTGTGGAGACAATTGGCGGCTGGTGCGTCCGCGGACCAAACAGACCAGCCCGGTGCTTTCACCAGCGATCTGTAGCCTCTGTGgagatctatttttttttatttttttttgagaagCACTCAATTGCAAACGCCCCATTTAAAGCTGGTATGCATGATGGTTACCTGTGTGTGCAAGACAAGACCCTCAGCGATAAAACTGCCCCACCTCACCTTTCCGATTGCCGCGTATATTACCTTTAAATAAGTAGATTGAACCTGACAGGGAGGTCAGGCGGGCGGGGAGGGGTGTGAGAGAAAGAcccaaagaaagagagaaaaaaaaagaggaacaacCTTTAACATCAGTCTCTATCGGCTGTTTCATATCAAGATCTCCGCACCTCACTGTGTTAATGATCTCACCTCTCACAATAACAACCTGATCAAACTTGCTCAAAGGGGGTCGAAGAATGCTCCACCCTCgctccatctttctctttccaTATTACTGCATTTTCCATATCACCGCCTTTGTGGTGCGGCAGGGATTTCCCGTTCGTGCGCTCACCGAGAACCCGCGTCTTGCCCGGATACAAGCCAACCAATGGTGTTTAAACGGCGGCAGCACTGCTGCACTGCAGGCGCGCCGAGACCAATCGCATCCAGAGTGAGAGGTGCGTCTGTCTTCCCTTTCTGTCTGCGCTGGGTGTTTGGTACAGTGGAAAGAAATACGGCAGGGAAGACTGGAATAATGACTGCAATTATAAACTGCGTCCGGCAATCATGTCATGATGAGACAAACGTCCTTCAGGAAACAGCCACTGCAGGCTTCACAGGCATGAGTCAGTGCTCTGCGCCGATGAAGCATTTACCGAGGCGTTCCATTTTACAGCTAAATCTGTATAAAATGTGCATATTGTCCAACAATCAAACTTTTGATGACATGACTTGTGGTTGATTTTCTCCCCTCAccctccaaaataaaatgatctgGTTAACCTGGTCTGATTTGAATAACAGTCCCATTTGTTGTAGCAAGCACTGTGATCCTTGGAGACAGCCTGAGCTCCGTTCCTCTGGATAGAATTTCTATTTGTTGGGCTGAACGAATAGATTTTGTGTCATGTCACATATCAGCTGCATGAGATTCGTTTGATGCCTTCATGAGGATCAAATGAGAAGAGGGGAGAGGTCCCAGTCCGCCGTGGAGTCGTGCACTTTGCGCACGCAGCAACTAATTAATCATCTGCATCTGCGGATGCAGAAATATTAGCCTAAATATAGTGTGAGGATGAATGAATCAGAGCGGATGAAAATATACCAGTGgccattgtaaaaaaaataaataaaaaaaatcattaaccCTTGAAAATCTCCGATGGGTTTTGTCTTGATCACTGCGCATCACTGAGGAATTTAGAATAGATGTGGGATAAGTGTTTGGTCCGCCGGTTGTTTAAATGGAGCCGTCGGCCCGAGTCTTTCTCCCGTCGGTCAGTGTTGTTCTTGTCTTGAATTCACGCAAAACCCGTTTCATATACTAATCTCCCGATTTCATCTTgcttgaagattttttttttttttaccattaattCAAAATAGCGATTCTGTTCGGTTCTCTTGAAATGCGTGTTGACATTCTGAATCTTCTTGACGAACTAAATAAAGttaagaaacataaagtttGATTTATGGGACGTACAGATCGGTCCCGGTGACCGACGTTTGTAATTCAGAAAGTCAGCAGACTGTGATGGGCCTCTTCAGAGAGACACGTTGGATATTTAATAATGGTTTCTGTGCGTTCTGCAGATTAAATATGTATCACCGCAGGAGGCTCCTGTattcacatttacatatttagttttgtgtgtGAATCGTCAGTCGCCATTGAATAGGCCTACCGCGCGGTTAAAAACTGCTTTAAGCCTGATCTATAGGCTACAGGAAAATACCGGCACATTGTGTTGATACACACCTGATCAATGAACCTGACTGTTATTTGGCGCTCTGAGAAATGAGGCTGGCAGTCCTCCATTCAAGCTGCATGAAGCAGTCGTCTTAAAAGACTTGTGTCGTTTTCtgattatttaaataaaactgaaataataaacGAATGAATAACGATGAGCCCGGTTTAAAGGTTTAACAGAGGTATATTCTCCTCACTCACCTCTGACAATTAAACTAATTATCCGACATTGTGAATCTTAATTTATAACCTGAATAGGCTATTTGCTAAAATATCCCACTGTGTCTGTGGAGGCGTAACTTTCCTATTTTATAAAACTCTATTTCCTACCTTTCaggctattattattattatcattattattatgattattatcatcattattattactatcattattattattatttattattattattattattattattattattattattatcatcaccatCGTCATCATCAactacaattattattatttttttttaaatattgccGCCTATTGTCCGCATTTCTGAGCCATTGTCTGTTACTGTATCAAGGCTAAATATTTTTTAGTCTTTATTTCTGAGCTAGAAAATGTTGGCTACCTATCGGCCTGTGAACAAAACAGTGATCTTATTCATGTCACACAGCCACCTCATTGTGACtccgttttgtttgttttttggtttttttacattcagcacAAGGATTGgttaatatgtttttgttttgttttattaaatcaaGGTTTACATcttatattttttgttaaaaagaagacatttcCCTCCTTGCCCTGGTGTTACCTGCTGTTCTATTCTGGCTCTTTCATTGCGTTGGCTAGTGTATTATAAATAGGCCAAACTGCCTACAGATTATTTCCGCAATTGCAGATCACTCTTGTTGAGTGGGCAAACATCATCACCAAAAAGGAAATGGCGACATCAAAGCTGGTGATGTTTATGTAATGTCTAGACCTCAGAGGCAAACTGCAACCTGTTTCAATGTTTTATTGAACGGATCACTCAGAAGATGACCAGAGAGGGAGGTGACAGGTAACATCTTGCCTTAAGGCCAACAAATATGAAAAGCGTCCCTGTTGCCTGCATCAGCTGATCTTTCCTGGTTTCATTTTGCGTCATATGAAAAGCTTTCTTTAAGTCGCCTTCTATAAAACACGGTCACTGAACGCCGCGCGTCATGGTGTCATCTCACCCGACTCaagatcttttctttttaagttgACCACCCCGTGAACCCTCATCTGTGTTTAACATGGATGACAGCCTTTGATTTAAATGTGTAGCCCAACGCGGAGGTGTTTCAAACGGCCGTAAATATAGGCGTTAAATAAATAGCCCGTGTCTTCAAACGTTGTCTTAAAAATTAAAGGCCACAGGGTGTTAAGATGAAGTAATATGAACACAAATagcttttggttttgtttggcAGAGGTGCACTGGTCCTTTTTGTCGGCCTGAGACAGCAGCACCAACGAATTTAATGCGGACAGCCGATACATTTATAACGACTTCACCCATACTGCCTGTGTGCTAATGGACTAACAGTCCGACAATGAGCTCTGCCGAGAGACTTTACTGCATTAGCTAATAGATGCGTCGCCGGATAGACTGAACGAAAATGAGAGCTTTCTCAAACAGTTGCTCGCGCTGTCGCATGAATCCAACAGCCTTATCATTTCCTGCTTTTCCTATTTGCTGGACGACACTGTCGCGTGCATTTAACCACACTACTTTCTGTACCACGTGCATTTTTGAATATCTCGCATAACTTGCGCGAAATGATTCACCCGCCGCGCGGGTAAAAAAGCCACCATTTCCCCCCCGAAAGAATTCACACAGGCGCACGCTCCTCCCCTCACTTAGCAACCCGAGCACGTAGCAACGGCTCGACCAATGGGCGTTCTCATCGAGGTTCCACCGACTGCGGTTCCCTAGCAACGCTGTAAAAAATTGCGCTGACGTCCATTCGTTCGGGAGTATTATGGTCTGTCGGGAATTCAGAGTGGCTGGGACTGGAGAAAAATATCTGctctgctaacgttagcgtcCACCGAGCTAACGGTAGGTAGCACTGGAGTAAACATGGAGCTGTCTGCCGTCGGGGAGAGGGTGTTCGCTGCCGAGTCTATCATCAAACGGAGGATAAGGAAGGTAAGCATGAGATGTAACGTGCCTCTTTTCTCCCAAAGCGTTGATTATCACGCACCAACACCGCACTCTTATAGTACTGTTGCCCTGCAAGCTAATgaatttctgtttgtttctgatgGCACGCAGGGTCGGATTGAATACCTTGTGAAATGGAAGGGCTGGTCTCCCAAGTAAGTCCCTGCTACATTGTGCCTCTTGCATGTTTTCAACCCGCGGCTGTGCTGTGCTGCGCTGCCTCGGTTGGGGCTGTCGTTAGCTCGCCAAAGCTAGCGAGACAGCCGGATTAAAACTGAGGTGTATAGCACGATGGAGATTTTAGCTCGCGGGCTAACGCTGTTTGGCCATCCACATACTGTGTGTCAGCGTTCGCTTCCTCCACCTAACTTCGTGTTTTAATTCACAGATACAGCACTTGGGAGCCGGAGGAAAATATCTTGGACTCGCGCCTGTTTGCCGCTTTTGAGCAGAGGTAAGATGTCTGGGCTGGCCTTTATGGGCAGAGCCAGCGAACGTTCACATGTCCAATAAATATACACTGTCCTCGGCGCACTTTGCTCCCATGACACTCTAAATGGGTGTAtgtcactgtgttttttgttcacAGGGAGCGTGAGCGGGAGCTCTATGGGCCCAAAAAGAGGGGACCGAAACCCAAGACATTTCTGCTTAAGGTACATTTTGCAGCGTTGTTCAGCCTTTTTTGTAAAGAGTTGCACGCGACAGTGTTGTCAGGTCAGATGTACACACTGTGTAAACCATGTGTACTCTGGTGTCTCAGCTGTTCTCTGATGTTCTCTGTTCTCTGAAATGATGCTAATTGGGCATATTTAAAACAGCGCAACAATTAGTTGGCGGCGCGTGTAGGCTAATAAAGCCGAGTTGGATCGCCTCAACAAACAGTCACTCTTGTTTATAAGCTGCCATTGAAGCGACCTCAAATTCTTTAACCCTTTAATATAATCCGTTTTTTAAGTAATAAGTTTGTCATCGAATTCCCCTACGTGAATGAGATCGGTTTAGCAAAGCGTCGTATCCTGATGCAGTCGGAGAGAGGTTTCAGCTTTTTCAGGACAGCCGACCGTGAAAATTGCTTAATGACCGACAGTTAATCTTGAACTAAATACCGGGATCTCCGTTGACAGGCCTGTTGTCATAAATTGGGTTGTGGGATTGCGCTAAACAAATACGGTGGCCTGCCTGAAACAGTTTGTTGTTGTAGATGTTGATGCAGCAGCCTTTTTGTATATGTTTGCAACTCCTACTACAGATTCAGtcacatgtttaaaatgttggATGCATCATGTGTAATATCTGTGTGTGGGCTGTAATTGAAACAGTtatagttaatttttttttaaaagatatttgCGTATTTTACAGTTTGCACATGTGTGAATGATAAAGTTAATTTAGCCAATTAAGCTGCTTCACTTTCAGGTTCCTTGTGCAGTGCTAGCTGcttcactgtcactgttttttttttcttacgaAGACACTTCAAGGCCTGTTATGACGACTGAGAAATGAGAAATTTTAATGCAgtactgttgtttttattacacagattttaataataattttcttACCTTCCAATAGGCTCAGGCTAAAGTCAAAGCCAAGTCCTATGAATTCAGGAGCGAGGCGGTCCGAGGGATGCACATCACCTACCCAACGCCAGAGCCCATTGTCACCCCCAGGGCCAGAGAGGGCCTGAGAGCCGTTGTTCCCACCATCTTCCCACCAAGTACTGTCAATCGCGGAGAAAGTGTCCGTGTCCGGCCGCCAGAACTGTGCACGCGTGAGCTTCAGCAGACTTCCCTTCAGCAAACCGGTCCAGGAGGACTCATCCATGTACCCAAAAAAAGAGGCCCGAAGCCGAAGCCCCGCTTCAAGGACAGCGGCGGTGGCCCTGTGGTCTCCGAGCCCCACAAGAGGAGAGTAGAGGAGCAGGTGAGCCACATCCCTCACAAACTGGCTAAGCTCCAGGGGGGTGAGGAGATGAGGCTTGTCAAAGTATCACACAGACATCCAGAGTACCACGGTCAtaaacaccaccaccatcaccaccatcaccacacacacaaccgGGGACTCTCCGGTGGAAGCTCCTACAAGCAGTTCTACTCAGAGCGCAGCCTGCACCCACACAGAACAGACACGGACACTCACAGGACTAAGGACAGCTCCAGCTACCTGGCACCTCCACACTTCAAGCACCAGTCCAAAATGAGCCAGAGCCAGAGCCGCCCCGCAGAGCTGCCACAGATGGAAAAGCCTTACTTCTTGGACAGGCCGTCCCCTACCAGGCTCGATGTCGACTTGGACGAAGTGACGTGGAGGCCCTCCCTCGGCAACGTGGAGAAGGTCCT from Sparus aurata chromosome 1, fSpaAur1.1, whole genome shotgun sequence encodes the following:
- the cbx8b gene encoding chromobox protein homolog 8b; the protein is MELSAVGERVFAAESIIKRRIRKGRIEYLVKWKGWSPKYSTWEPEENILDSRLFAAFEQRERERELYGPKKRGPKPKTFLLKAQAKVKAKSYEFRSEAVRGMHITYPTPEPIVTPRAREGLRAVVPTIFPPSTVNRGESVRVRPPELCTRELQQTSLQQTGPGGLIHVPKKRGPKPKPRFKDSGGGPVVSEPHKRRVEEQVSHIPHKLAKLQGGEEMRLVKVSHRHPEYHGHKHHHHHHHHHTHNRGLSGGSSYKQFYSERSLHPHRTDTDTHRTKDSSSYLAPPHFKHQSKMSQSQSRPAELPQMEKPYFLDRPSPTRLDVDLDEVTWRPSLGNVEKVLVTDVTTNFLTVTIKESSTSKGFFKGKR